In Streptomyces qaidamensis, one DNA window encodes the following:
- a CDS encoding YajQ family cyclic di-GMP-binding protein yields MADSSFDIVSKVERQEVDNALNQAAKEISQRYDFKGVGASISWSGEQILMEANSEDRVKAILDVFQSKLIKRGISLKALDAGEPQLSGKEYKIFSSIKEGISQENAKKVAKTIRDEGPKGVKAQVQGEELRVSSKSRDDLQAVITLLKGKDFDFAMQFVNYR; encoded by the coding sequence ATGGCCGACTCCAGTTTCGACATCGTCTCGAAGGTCGAGCGGCAGGAGGTCGACAACGCACTCAACCAGGCCGCCAAGGAGATCTCGCAGCGCTACGACTTCAAGGGCGTGGGTGCCTCGATCTCGTGGTCCGGTGAGCAGATCCTCATGGAGGCGAACTCCGAGGACCGGGTGAAGGCCATCCTCGACGTCTTCCAGTCCAAGCTGATCAAGCGGGGCATCTCGCTGAAGGCTCTGGACGCGGGCGAGCCCCAGCTCTCCGGCAAGGAGTACAAGATCTTCTCTTCGATCAAGGAGGGGATCTCCCAGGAGAACGCCAAGAAGGTGGCGAAGACCATCCGCGACGAGGGCCCCAAGGGCGTGAAGGCGCAGGTGCAGGGCGAGGAGCTGCGGGTCAGCTCCAAGAGCCGTGACGATCTGCAGGCCGTCATCACCCTGCTGAAGGGCAAGGACTTCGACTTCGCGATGCAGTTCGTGAACTACCGGTAG
- a CDS encoding NAD(P)H-binding protein: protein MRIVIAGGHGQIALRLERLLAARGDEVAGIIRKAEQADDLRQAGAEPVVLDLESATVDEVAERLRGADAAVFAAGAGPGSGATRKDTVDKAAAVLFADAAVQAGVRRFVVVSSMGADPRHQGDEIFDVYLRAKGEADAYVRGLDALDWTILRPGQLTDDAGTGLVRLEARTGRGPIPRDDVAAVLAELVDTSATAGLTLELISGSAPVSVAVKSVAGN, encoded by the coding sequence ATGCGCATTGTCATCGCTGGTGGTCATGGTCAGATCGCGTTGCGGCTGGAGCGGCTGCTCGCCGCGCGCGGGGACGAGGTAGCGGGAATCATCCGGAAGGCCGAGCAGGCGGACGATCTGCGGCAGGCCGGTGCCGAACCGGTCGTGCTCGACCTGGAGTCGGCGACCGTGGACGAGGTCGCGGAGCGGCTGAGGGGCGCCGACGCGGCGGTCTTCGCGGCGGGCGCGGGCCCGGGCAGCGGGGCGACCCGCAAGGACACGGTGGACAAGGCCGCGGCGGTCCTCTTCGCGGACGCGGCGGTGCAGGCGGGCGTACGGCGCTTCGTGGTCGTGTCGTCCATGGGCGCCGATCCGCGCCACCAGGGCGACGAGATCTTCGACGTCTACCTGCGCGCCAAGGGCGAGGCGGATGCGTACGTGCGCGGGCTGGACGCCCTGGACTGGACGATCCTGCGCCCCGGACAGCTCACCGACGACGCCGGAACCGGTCTCGTACGCCTGGAGGCCCGCACCGGCCGCGGCCCGATCCCGCGCGACGACGTGGCCGCCGTACTGGCGGAGCTGGTGGACACCTCGGCGACGGCCGGGCTCACTCTGGAACTCATCAGCGGGTCCGCGCCGGTCTCGGTGGCGGTGAAGTCGGTGGCGGGAAACTGA
- a CDS encoding amidohydrolase family protein, whose translation MPDSRPQPPPPPSSSPGPTDPSSLLLCGARLTDGRTVDVRLGGGRIEAVGTAGSLGAGGARACGARVDLSGYLLLPAPAEPHAHADTALSADAAGPVSYEPQDVQRRATEAALLQLGHGATALRAHVRVGDVQGLGALAAVLQARRALRGLAELTTVAMPRVLTGVAGADGLAMLRDAVKMGASVVGGRPDLDPDPTGYVEAVLEMASEHGCPVDLHTDAGDPARLARLAAMAGGLRPGVSLSPCGDLGRLPSEVASRTADQLASAGVAVVCLPQGGCGGVDRRGAAPVRLLRAAGVRVAAGSGALRDVSNPVGRGDPLEAAFLLASRYGLAPEEAYDAVSSSARAVLGLPEVRVEAGFPAELLAVRGDRLAGVLSLAYSRIVVHQGRVVARTSAVREYCSSTASVELGLPRQGRGEVP comes from the coding sequence ATGCCCGACAGCCGGCCGCAGCCACCCCCGCCCCCGTCGTCCTCGCCGGGTCCGACCGACCCGTCGTCGCTGCTGCTGTGCGGAGCGCGGCTCACCGACGGCCGGACCGTGGACGTACGGCTGGGCGGCGGGCGCATCGAGGCGGTCGGCACGGCCGGCAGCCTGGGGGCGGGCGGCGCTCGCGCGTGCGGGGCACGCGTGGACCTCAGTGGCTATCTGCTGCTGCCGGCGCCCGCCGAGCCGCACGCCCACGCCGACACGGCCCTGTCTGCGGACGCCGCGGGACCGGTCTCCTACGAGCCGCAGGACGTGCAGCGCCGGGCGACGGAGGCCGCACTGCTCCAGCTCGGGCACGGGGCGACGGCGCTGCGGGCGCACGTGCGCGTGGGGGACGTTCAGGGCCTCGGCGCGCTGGCGGCCGTGCTGCAGGCGCGGCGCGCCCTGCGCGGGCTGGCGGAGCTGACGACCGTGGCGATGCCCCGGGTGCTGACCGGGGTGGCCGGCGCGGACGGGCTCGCGATGCTGCGGGACGCGGTGAAGATGGGCGCCTCGGTGGTGGGCGGCCGGCCGGACCTCGACCCCGACCCGACCGGGTACGTGGAGGCGGTCCTGGAGATGGCCTCCGAGCACGGCTGCCCCGTCGACCTGCACACGGACGCCGGGGACCCGGCCCGGCTGGCCCGGCTCGCGGCCATGGCGGGCGGGCTGCGCCCCGGGGTGTCCCTCAGCCCCTGCGGCGATCTCGGCCGGCTGCCCTCCGAGGTGGCCTCGCGGACGGCCGACCAACTCGCGTCGGCCGGGGTGGCGGTGGTGTGCCTGCCCCAGGGCGGCTGCGGCGGTGTGGACCGGCGCGGGGCGGCCCCCGTCCGGCTGTTGCGCGCGGCCGGGGTGCGGGTGGCCGCCGGGAGCGGGGCGCTGCGGGACGTGTCCAACCCGGTGGGGCGCGGCGACCCACTGGAGGCGGCCTTCCTGCTGGCCTCGCGTTACGGGCTGGCGCCCGAGGAGGCGTACGACGCGGTGAGTTCGTCGGCGCGGGCGGTGCTGGGGCTGCCCGAGGTGCGGGTGGAGGCCGGTTTCCCGGCCGAGTTGCTCGCGGTGCGCGGGGACCGGCTCGCAGGGGTGCTGTCCCTGGCGTACAGCCGGATCGTCGTGCACCAGGGGCGCGTGGTGGCGCGGACCAGCGCGGTGCGGGAGTACTGCAGTTCGACGGCCTCGGTGGAGCTGGGGCTGCCGCGGCAGGGGCGGGGGGAGGTGCCGTAG
- the rpmG gene encoding 50S ribosomal protein L33 has protein sequence MAATDVRPKITLACVECKERNYITKKNRRNNPDRLEMKKHCPRCNAHTAHRETR, from the coding sequence GTGGCTGCCACCGACGTCCGCCCGAAGATCACGCTGGCCTGCGTGGAGTGCAAGGAGCGGAACTACATCACCAAGAAGAACCGGCGTAACAACCCGGATCGCCTTGAGATGAAGAAGCACTGCCCGCGTTGCAATGCGCACACCGCGCACCGCGAAACGCGATAA
- a CDS encoding MaoC family dehydratase N-terminal domain-containing protein: MALDQSFVGRTYPPTAPYEVGREKIREFAEAVGDANPAYTDTEAAKALGHPDVIAPPTFVFAITFKAAGQVVQDPQLGLDYSRVVHGDQKFAYRRPVRAGDRLTVTSTIEAVKSLAGNDIVDIRGEVHDEAGEHVVTAWTKLVARAAEEA, encoded by the coding sequence ATGGCGCTCGACCAGTCCTTCGTGGGGCGGACGTACCCGCCCACCGCGCCTTACGAGGTGGGCCGGGAGAAGATCCGTGAGTTCGCCGAGGCGGTCGGCGACGCCAACCCGGCGTACACGGACACGGAGGCCGCCAAGGCACTCGGGCACCCCGACGTGATCGCCCCGCCGACCTTCGTCTTCGCGATCACCTTCAAGGCCGCCGGTCAGGTGGTCCAGGACCCGCAGCTCGGTCTGGACTACAGCCGTGTGGTGCACGGCGACCAGAAGTTCGCCTACCGCCGTCCGGTCCGGGCCGGCGACCGGCTCACGGTCACCTCGACCATCGAGGCCGTCAAGTCCCTCGCGGGCAACGACATCGTGGACATCCGCGGTGAGGTGCACGACGAGGCCGGCGAGCACGTCGTGACCGCCTGGACCAAGCTCGTGGCCCGCGCGGCCGAGGAGGCGTGA
- a CDS encoding MaoC family dehydratase, which translates to MTAKISYSDVEVGTELPAQTFPVTRATLVRYAGASGDFNPIHWNEKFAKEVGLPDVIAHGMFTMAEAIRVVTDWTGDPGAVVEYGVRFTKPVVVPNDDQGAVIEVAGKVAAKLDDNTVRVDLTATSAGQKVLGMSRAVVRLA; encoded by the coding sequence ATGACCGCGAAGATCTCCTACTCCGACGTCGAGGTCGGCACCGAACTGCCCGCCCAGACCTTTCCCGTGACCCGCGCGACCCTCGTCCGCTACGCGGGCGCCTCCGGCGACTTCAACCCGATCCACTGGAACGAGAAGTTCGCCAAGGAGGTCGGCCTGCCGGACGTCATCGCGCACGGCATGTTCACCATGGCCGAGGCGATCCGGGTGGTCACCGACTGGACCGGCGACCCGGGCGCGGTCGTCGAGTACGGCGTCCGCTTCACCAAGCCGGTCGTCGTCCCGAACGACGACCAGGGCGCCGTGATCGAGGTCGCAGGCAAGGTCGCCGCCAAGCTCGACGACAACACGGTCCGCGTGGACCTGACCGCGACCAGCGCCGGGCAGAAGGTGCTGGGCATGTCCCGGGCGGTTGTGCGACTGGCCTGA
- a CDS encoding TetR/AcrR family transcriptional regulator, whose product MARMSAEERRESVIRAATTEFARGGYHGTSTEAIARRVGVSQPYLFRLFPGKRAIFLAAAERCVEDTIRTFAEASEGLEGEEALHAMGNAYTKVIEERPERLMMQMQMYVAVRAADEEGDHEFGESVRAGWMRLWDTVHLPLGADAAETTMFMAYGMLINCLTAMQFPPEHRVWEGMYPSARRKAGSED is encoded by the coding sequence ATGGCCAGGATGAGTGCAGAAGAGCGGCGCGAGAGCGTCATCCGGGCGGCTACGACCGAGTTCGCCCGAGGTGGGTACCACGGCACCTCGACCGAGGCGATCGCCCGCCGGGTCGGCGTCTCGCAGCCGTACCTCTTCCGGCTCTTCCCGGGGAAGAGGGCGATCTTCCTGGCGGCGGCGGAGCGGTGCGTGGAGGACACCATCCGCACCTTCGCGGAGGCCTCTGAGGGGCTTGAAGGTGAAGAGGCCCTGCATGCGATGGGGAACGCGTACACCAAGGTCATCGAGGAGCGCCCCGAGCGGCTCATGATGCAGATGCAGATGTACGTCGCCGTGAGGGCCGCCGATGAGGAGGGCGACCACGAGTTCGGCGAGTCCGTGCGCGCCGGGTGGATGCGTCTGTGGGACACCGTCCACCTCCCGCTGGGCGCCGACGCCGCTGAGACGACGATGTTCATGGCGTACGGAATGCTCATCAACTGCCTGACGGCCATGCAGTTCCCGCCCGAGCACCGCGTCTGGGAGGGCATGTACCCCTCGGCGCGCCGCAAGGCCGGGTCGGAGGACTGA
- a CDS encoding MFS transporter: MSQQTARRGGAAWALVITSVAGFMAALDNLVVTTALPSIREDLGGGLHDLEWTVSAYTLTFAVLLMFGAALGDRFGRRRLFIAGLTVFTGASAAAAMAPGIDSLIAARAVQGAGAAVMMPLTLTLLTAAVPVAKRGMAYGIWGAVNGLAVASGPLVGGTLTEHISWQWIFWLNVPLGLALLPLARLRLAESHGTGAPLDVPGTLLASGGLFGVVYGLVRGPADGWTSSLVLTGLFAGGALLVGFILYSTRAKNPMLPMRLFRSRAFSGINAASLLMFLGMFGSIFLLSQYMQGVLGYSPTEAGLRMLPWTGMPMLVAPIAGILADRIGGRPVVAAGLFLQALGLGYMAVVATTDASYVSQLPALIVSGVGMALFFAPASHLVMSSVRPSEQGIASGANNALREVGGALGIAVMGSIFAAQGGYETGQTFVDGMRPALVTGSAVVAVAGIAALLIPTRRRTERQAQSAEPAPVLETAAH, translated from the coding sequence ATGTCACAGCAGACCGCACGTCGCGGGGGAGCCGCCTGGGCCCTCGTCATCACCAGCGTCGCCGGATTCATGGCGGCCCTGGACAACCTCGTCGTCACCACCGCCCTGCCCTCCATCCGAGAGGACCTCGGCGGGGGGCTGCACGACCTGGAATGGACGGTGAGTGCCTACACGCTCACCTTCGCCGTCCTGCTGATGTTCGGCGCGGCCCTCGGTGACCGTTTCGGCCGCCGCCGGCTGTTCATCGCCGGGCTCACCGTCTTCACCGGAGCCTCCGCCGCCGCGGCCATGGCGCCCGGCATCGACTCCCTCATCGCCGCCCGCGCGGTCCAGGGCGCCGGCGCCGCGGTGATGATGCCGCTGACGCTGACCCTGCTGACCGCCGCCGTGCCCGTCGCCAAGCGGGGGATGGCGTACGGCATCTGGGGCGCCGTCAACGGGCTCGCCGTCGCCTCCGGACCGCTCGTCGGCGGCACCCTCACCGAGCACATCTCCTGGCAGTGGATCTTCTGGCTGAACGTCCCGCTGGGGCTGGCCCTGCTGCCGCTCGCCCGCCTCCGCCTCGCCGAGTCCCACGGCACCGGAGCGCCGCTCGACGTCCCCGGCACCCTGCTCGCCAGCGGCGGCCTGTTCGGCGTCGTCTACGGACTGGTGCGCGGCCCCGCCGACGGCTGGACCTCCTCCCTCGTCCTGACCGGACTGTTCGCGGGCGGAGCGCTGCTCGTCGGCTTCATCCTCTACAGCACACGCGCCAAGAACCCCATGCTGCCGATGCGGCTGTTCCGCTCCCGGGCGTTCTCCGGCATCAACGCGGCGAGCCTGCTGATGTTCCTCGGCATGTTCGGCTCGATCTTCCTGCTCAGCCAGTACATGCAGGGCGTCCTCGGCTACTCGCCCACCGAGGCGGGCCTGAGGATGCTGCCCTGGACCGGCATGCCGATGCTGGTCGCCCCGATCGCCGGCATCCTGGCCGACCGCATCGGCGGCCGCCCGGTCGTCGCCGCGGGCCTCTTCCTGCAGGCGCTGGGCCTCGGCTACATGGCGGTGGTGGCCACGACCGACGCCTCCTACGTGTCCCAGCTGCCCGCCCTGATCGTCAGCGGTGTCGGCATGGCGCTGTTCTTCGCCCCCGCCTCGCACCTGGTCATGTCCAGCGTGCGGCCGTCGGAGCAGGGCATCGCCTCCGGTGCCAACAACGCCCTGCGCGAGGTGGGCGGTGCGCTCGGCATCGCCGTCATGGGGTCGATCTTCGCGGCCCAGGGCGGCTACGAGACCGGCCAGACCTTCGTCGACGGTATGCGGCCGGCCCTGGTGACGGGCTCCGCGGTGGTCGCCGTCGCGGGCATCGCCGCCCTGCTCATACCGACCCGGCGGCGCACGGAACGGCAGGCGCAGTCGGCCGAACCGGCACCGGTACTGGAGACGGCCGCCCACTGA
- a CDS encoding DUF3291 domain-containing protein, whose amino-acid sequence MPTLPWTVPNPPPRDTEVYVFASRFETRTLWGALRFLAGTPAVWRQVRRSPGAYGATLKAKPFKRTFWTLSAWESKDALHAFVRAGAHGPSSRGLAPQMKDSAFTTWQVSSDDLPLSWSEALRRLP is encoded by the coding sequence ATGCCCACTCTTCCCTGGACCGTCCCGAACCCCCCGCCCCGCGACACCGAGGTGTACGTCTTCGCCTCCCGCTTCGAGACCCGCACGCTGTGGGGAGCCCTGAGGTTCCTCGCCGGAACGCCCGCCGTCTGGCGGCAGGTCCGCCGGAGCCCCGGCGCCTACGGAGCCACCCTGAAGGCGAAGCCCTTCAAACGGACCTTCTGGACCTTGTCGGCCTGGGAGTCCAAGGACGCGCTGCACGCCTTCGTCCGCGCGGGGGCCCACGGTCCCTCCTCCCGGGGCCTCGCCCCGCAGATGAAGGACTCGGCCTTCACCACCTGGCAGGTGAGCAGCGACGACCTCCCGCTCTCCTGGTCCGAGGCGCTCCGCCGCCTGCCCTGA
- a CDS encoding UDP-N-acetylmuramate dehydrogenase, translated as MQELHDAPLAPLTTFRLGGPATRLVTATTDDEVIAAVREADEAGTPLLLVGGGSNLVIGDKGFEGTALVIATKGFSLDGTSLELAAGEIWTDAVARTVEAGLAGIECLAGIPGSAGATPIQNVGAYGQEVSSTITEVVAYDRRTGETVTLANEDCAFSYRHSRFKSDPERYVVLRVRFSLQDAEGLSAPLRYAETARALGVEPGDRVPLTRARETVLKLRAGKGMVLDPEDHDTWSAGSFFTNPILTDTDFAAFRARVRERLGDGVEPPAYPAGEGHTKTSAAWLIDKAGFTKGYGDGPARISTKHTLALTNRGSATTEDLLALAREVVAGVREAFGVTLVNEPVTVGVSL; from the coding sequence GTGCAGGAACTCCACGACGCCCCCCTCGCCCCGCTGACGACCTTCCGGCTGGGCGGCCCCGCGACCCGGCTGGTCACCGCGACGACGGACGACGAGGTGATCGCCGCCGTCCGCGAAGCCGACGAGGCGGGCACCCCGCTGCTGCTCGTCGGCGGCGGCTCGAACCTGGTCATCGGCGACAAGGGCTTCGAGGGCACCGCCCTCGTCATCGCCACGAAGGGCTTCTCCCTCGACGGCACGAGCTTGGAGCTCGCGGCCGGTGAGATCTGGACCGACGCGGTCGCCCGTACGGTCGAGGCGGGTCTGGCCGGCATCGAGTGCCTGGCAGGCATCCCCGGCTCGGCGGGCGCGACCCCCATCCAGAACGTCGGGGCGTACGGCCAGGAGGTCTCCTCGACGATCACCGAGGTCGTCGCGTACGACCGCCGCACCGGTGAGACGGTCACCCTGGCCAACGAGGACTGCGCCTTCTCCTACCGCCACAGCCGCTTCAAGTCCGACCCCGAGCGGTACGTGGTCCTGCGCGTCCGCTTCTCCCTTCAGGACGCCGAGGGCCTCTCCGCCCCCCTCCGGTACGCCGAGACGGCCCGGGCCCTCGGAGTGGAGCCCGGCGACCGCGTCCCCCTGACGCGGGCCCGCGAGACGGTGCTCAAGCTGCGCGCCGGCAAGGGCATGGTCCTGGACCCCGAGGACCATGACACCTGGTCGGCCGGCTCCTTCTTCACCAACCCGATCCTCACGGACACGGACTTCGCGGCGTTCCGCGCCCGCGTGCGTGAGCGGCTCGGCGACGGGGTGGAGCCCCCCGCGTACCCGGCGGGTGAGGGCCACACCAAAACCTCCGCGGCCTGGCTGATCGACAAGGCGGGCTTCACGAAGGGCTACGGCGACGGACCGGCCCGCATCTCCACGAAGCACACGTTGGCACTCACGAACCGGGGGAGCGCGACGACGGAAGACCTCCTGGCCCTGGCCCGCGAGGTCGTGGCCGGAGTCCGCGAGGCCTTCGGAGTCACCCTGGTCAACGAGCCGGTCACGGTCGGCGTCAGCCTCTAG